CAAGCGTTGAGGCAGAAGTACCGCTTAGCGTAATAGGATGATTGGTATATTCCATCGCACGGATCATCATAATCGCCATCTGCTCGCGTGTTATATTATCATTCGGACGGAAGGTCCCGTCCGTATTCCCTGTAATAACTCCTGCTTTAGCCGCTGCACCAATGTAGTCTCCAGTTTGTGTGGAAGGCTGCACATCCCGGAAGCGTTGCGCGGTCTCACGATCTCCCAGCAAACCTAAACCGCGACTAAGCATAACAGCAAACTCAGCACGGGTAATTTTTTTCTCTGGATTAAATGCACTACCGTAGCTGCTATCTATAATATTCTTAGCGGTAAGTTCAGCAACAATCGCATTGCTCCAATGCTTACCCATATCCGTAAAGGTTCGGGTGGACAAAAAGGTCCCTAATATCTGATTACCAGCGGTACGAGCACGGATAACCGTATAGTTGCCGACCGTACTGACTTTTGTAGGTAGATAAGCCGCATCGTAATAGGAGAGGTCTAATCTGGCCGCAGATGTTTGCGCACTATTTAATGAAGAAGTAGTACGTACGGTATATTCTCCTGGTACTGTCAGTGCCTTGGCATTCGCATAATTATCACTAATTATTGCTGTCACCCGGACATCCATAAGACTTGTAATGGTTCGCATCCCCATCGTTTGTAGCTTTTGCTCAAAAGGTGTAAATGTGCCTGCTGGAACTTTATCCAAGCGGAACACAAGTGAAATATTTTTACTATCTGAGATCAAGCTACTTGCAAGTCCGCTCATATCAATATCATTGAGTCCCACACTAAATAGGTTATCTCCATGTCGAATCATAAACTTTGTATTTTTATTACGGTTCACCGCGTCGAGCAATGGTTTTAGCGGAACGGTCACAAAAGCTGCTTGTTCCGTGGAAGGAACCTCAAATGCCAAAATATCATTATTCATCTTAGACAGATATTCATAACTGGCAGCTATTCGATCTGCATTTAAAGTATATCTTTTTAGAGACTGATTATATAAAGAGCGGTCATCCACAATTTGCGAAGAATCACTCTTTAGTAGTGCATACTCTTTACCAAACTCACTCGTTGCAAGTGTTCCTAGATAGGATGGACGATTTCCAGATCCGGTTGTCACGCCTGTCAGATTCTGAACTGACAGTGCAGAGAATGACGACAGTACATTACCACTGAAATCCTTAATCGTACCGGCACCAGACATATAGGATAAGTCCACTGTTTGGCCGGTCTTTACAACAGAGGATAACGTTATTTTTAGAATATTGCCGGAGATATAGTAGGATTGCACACCCAAGCTGCTGCCATCTGCTCTAACTCCAAACTGATTGGCGTAGAGGGAACCGGATGCTTGCATATTCTTTGCAAAAGTAACAGTTAGCTCGTCTCCTGAAACGGTCGCTGAGTTAATCTCCGGTATGGTAGTACCGCTGTTTTCTGAGATGGATACAGGCTGTAGGTTAATATACGCTGCCCGATTGCCATTCAAATCGCTTATCCCGGCAGAACCCGGCACATAAGATATGGTTACATTCTGATTAACTGTCAGCGCAGTCTGAAGCGTTAAAGTAACCTGAGTGCCGCTAACCGATACATTAGTCACATAATTAGGCGTGCTGCCCACTAACACAGAGAACTGACTATTCAGCGGGAGACTGGTTGTAGACAAGCCTTCATTATAATTCAAAATGATCTTAGTGCCGCCTCCGGTTGCACTTTGGAACACTGGCGGAATGGTATCGTTGCTGTTACGGATATTGAAATCAGTAAAGTCCGCAATATTTTGTCCATAAGAATTCTGCAAAGGATACGAACCTGCATAATAGGACACCCGGACGTTCTGTCCATTTGATGCTTCACTACTCAAAGTTAAATATACTGTACTGCCGCTGGAACTTATCGAGTTGACTCCAAGTGAGCTTCCATCTGCAATCACTGAGAACTGGTTATGTGCGTAATAGGAAACCGGTTTTAATGTGTCATTAAAATTCAACACTACGGATCTACCCGTGATTCTCCCGTCTTTAGGTGTCGGCATGGAGGACTCGATAGAGTTCGTAATCTGTTTAGAGCTAAAAGTGCTCGCTGCATTTCCGCTTGGGTCTTGAATTGTCCGCAGTCCGCCATTATAGCTGACCTTCACAATCTGCCCAACAGCTACTCCTGTACTCAATACCAGATAAGCGCTGTCTCCTTGAATATAGACACTTTCAATCGCTCGATTCTCGTCATTGACCGTAACTCCAAAGCTTGAAGTCAGCAGCGCTATGGATGAATTGAGCGTCTCATTATATTTCAGACGAATGGTTCGGTTATTCTCAAGCTGTGCAGATGTGAGCTGTGGAGCTGTTTTGTCCAGAGACAAGGTCTTGAAGCTCCATGAATTTTTACCGCTTAATCCTTCATATAGAACGTTAGCATCACTTGCATCTACAAAAGCCCCTTTGGCGATGTCAATGTAATACGTTGAATCACTATCTAACGCTACGGAAGGTGTGATGATATATTCTTTAGCTGTGCTGGTACTCCGAGTAACGTTAACCGGCACCTGAGATCCCCCACTTTTATATAGAGCCACACCACTAGCCACAGCGCTGTTGTAATTCACATCCCGATTAAACGCGATCGAAAAGGATCTGTTATTCGCTATAGATTCAC
This Paenibacillus sp. FSL R5-0345 DNA region includes the following protein-coding sequences:
- a CDS encoding Ig-like domain-containing protein, whose product is MKRKISIWTALFLAGELVLGTGYPSIGIGISAVHAAAEFGISVSPAPGATYVNIGSSLKLSFDRQVNPQAGEITITGQGDSAPFVTIPIGGYGLIGSSKDYELKLGPNQQFTPNKAYTVTIPKGLFKDNEGNESGLTSWAFTTAPESNTAITAGNFSPASNARVDAGSLKELSLTLNKQLLKGGGSIRVLSSADNTTVQEFRIKDDDTRVNVQTDASSTTVKLSLDKALGAGGNYYVLIDSYAFKDVDNRTFSGISSGNVWSFSTKGVAEIPMTPSPANGTGGVSTTGALQLTFDRPMMPASGVITVSPGAANDARTRWLNVNSPAVTGGSSRTITLNPASAASPLLNGTQYTVTIPQGAFYDQDGNVFPASGAYTWTFTTVSLTGLGVSALNPSDRSESIANNRSFSIAFNRDVNYNSAVASGVALYKSGGSQVPVNVTRSTSTAKEYIITPSVALDSDSTYYIDIAKGAFVDASDANVLYEGLSGKNSWSFKTLSLDKTAPQLTSAQLENNRTIRLKYNETLNSSIALLTSSFGVTVNDENRAIESVYIQGDSAYLVLSTGVAVGQIVKVSYNGGLRTIQDPSGNAASTFSSKQITNSIESSMPTPKDGRITGRSVVLNFNDTLKPVSYYAHNQFSVIADGSSLGVNSISSSGSTVYLTLSSEASNGQNVRVSYYAGSYPLQNSYGQNIADFTDFNIRNSNDTIPPVFQSATGGGTKIILNYNEGLSTTSLPLNSQFSVLVGSTPNYVTNVSVSGTQVTLTLQTALTVNQNVTISYVPGSAGISDLNGNRAAYINLQPVSISENSGTTIPEINSATVSGDELTVTFAKNMQASGSLYANQFGVRADGSSLGVQSYYISGNILKITLSSVVKTGQTVDLSYMSGAGTIKDFSGNVLSSFSALSVQNLTGVTTGSGNRPSYLGTLATSEFGKEYALLKSDSSQIVDDRSLYNQSLKRYTLNADRIAASYEYLSKMNNDILAFEVPSTEQAAFVTVPLKPLLDAVNRNKNTKFMIRHGDNLFSVGLNDIDMSGLASSLISDSKNISLVFRLDKVPAGTFTPFEQKLQTMGMRTITSLMDVRVTAIISDNYANAKALTVPGEYTVRTTSSLNSAQTSAARLDLSYYDAAYLPTKVSTVGNYTVIRARTAGNQILGTFLSTRTFTDMGKHWSNAIVAELTAKNIIDSSYGSAFNPEKKITRAEFAVMLSRGLGLLGDRETAQRFRDVQPSTQTGDYIGAAAKAGVITGNTDGTFRPNDNITREQMAIMMIRAMEYTNHPITLSGTSASTLAKFKDKSKIQNQSAEFVAKAVQSGIILGMTASEFQPQGNATRAQAAVMLQRMLKQADYL